From one Planktothrix agardhii NIES-204 genomic stretch:
- a CDS encoding transposase, IS4 family protein: MKMIPLFYQKHLKSQLSLAEYLFLQILVNILQSIKNVNLERLANGIPLPIKFESRRKRIQRFLSLPNLKIEKIWLPIIKEWLSIYFTKEEIIYVAIDRTNWSRINLFMVSVIWDKRAFPIYFKLLPKLGSSNIDEQQKILSQVMPIFQNYKICVLGDREFCSVKLAKYLQSLGVYFCLRLKKNEFVEFEKDIFQELNHLGLAPGVSFFIQGVKVTKTRGFMSFNVACKWKRKINGVAPKEGWFILTNFDALELAISAYKQRFDIEEMFRDFKKGGYNLEDTNVTGERFISLVLLIAIAYSSATIQGQQIKRKGIQKYIARIKEYGRIERRHSSFYIGLYGQTWVNFKDVCMDLVTKLMKLNRNKCKYYQQGLRAMRLIESVL; encoded by the coding sequence ATGAAAATGATACCTTTATTCTATCAAAAGCACTTAAAAAGTCAATTGAGTTTAGCAGAATACCTGTTTCTCCAAATTTTGGTGAACATCTTACAGTCAATCAAAAATGTGAATTTAGAAAGGCTAGCGAATGGGATACCTTTGCCAATTAAATTTGAGAGTAGAAGAAAAAGAATACAAAGATTTCTCTCATTACCCAATTTAAAAATTGAAAAAATTTGGTTACCCATTATCAAAGAATGGTTATCAATATATTTTACCAAGGAAGAAATAATTTATGTAGCAATTGATAGAACGAATTGGAGTCGGATAAATTTATTTATGGTGAGTGTCATTTGGGATAAAAGAGCCTTTCCAATCTATTTTAAATTATTGCCCAAATTAGGGAGTAGTAATATAGATGAGCAGCAAAAAATATTGTCTCAAGTAATGCCCATTTTTCAAAACTATAAAATATGTGTATTAGGGGATAGAGAATTTTGTTCTGTAAAACTTGCTAAGTACCTTCAATCATTGGGTGTATACTTTTGCTTGCGATTAAAAAAGAACGAATTTGTAGAATTTGAAAAAGATATTTTTCAGGAATTAAATCATCTAGGTTTAGCACCAGGAGTATCATTTTTTATTCAAGGTGTAAAGGTAACAAAGACTCGCGGTTTTATGAGCTTTAACGTTGCTTGTAAATGGAAACGTAAAATCAACGGAGTAGCACCGAAAGAAGGATGGTTTATCTTAACGAATTTTGATGCACTAGAATTGGCTATTTCTGCCTATAAACAAAGATTTGATATTGAAGAAATGTTTAGAGATTTTAAGAAGGGAGGCTATAATTTAGAGGATACCAATGTAACTGGTGAACGCTTTATTTCTCTAGTTTTGTTGATAGCAATTGCCTACTCCTCTGCAACAATACAGGGTCAACAAATCAAACGAAAAGGAATACAGAAATATATTGCTCGGATCAAAGAATATGGTCGAATAGAACGGAGACATAGTAGTTTTTATATCGGCTTATATGGTCAAACTTGGGTCAATTTCAAGGATGTTTGTATGGATTTAGTCACGAAACTAATGAAATTAAATCGCAATAAATGTAAGTATTATCAACAGGGCCTAAGAGCTATGAGGCTTATAGAGTCTGTCTTGTAG